From Chryseobacterium sp. H1D6B, a single genomic window includes:
- a CDS encoding outer membrane lipoprotein carrier protein LolA, with amino-acid sequence MKNVISKIILGGLVVGAAGLTNAQKIDAKAKKILDDITANYNSKKNTYFKFSFGSGVNGQVTKTEPGIYYAAGDKYKLKIMDTEQIFDGNKIYNINADDMEVTIAKPNGSATMFSPINYLTTYRNDYNVSYSGKKTVNGVNADFIKLTPVKANGLKYVYIFVDAAKKQMVKLEQHGNNKDVAVIAIKEYKENQELDPNMFVFDKNKYKNYVITEL; translated from the coding sequence ATGAAAAACGTTATTTCAAAAATTATATTAGGAGGTTTAGTCGTGGGAGCCGCAGGGCTTACCAATGCACAAAAAATTGATGCAAAAGCTAAGAAGATCCTGGACGATATTACAGCGAACTACAATTCTAAGAAAAATACTTATTTTAAATTTTCTTTTGGAAGCGGTGTCAACGGGCAGGTAACTAAAACAGAACCTGGAATCTATTATGCAGCCGGAGACAAATATAAGCTGAAGATCATGGATACAGAACAGATCTTCGACGGAAATAAGATCTATAACATTAATGCAGATGATATGGAGGTTACGATCGCCAAGCCCAATGGAAGTGCTACCATGTTCTCCCCTATTAATTATCTTACGACCTACAGAAATGATTACAACGTATCATACAGCGGTAAGAAAACAGTAAATGGAGTAAATGCAGATTTTATAAAACTTACTCCTGTAAAAGCAAACGGACTGAAGTATGTTTATATTTTTGTAGATGCTGCAAAAAAGCAGATGGTGAAGCTTGAACAGCACGGAAATAATAAAGATGTTGCTGTAATTGCCATTAAAGAATACAAGGAGAATCAGGAATTGGATCCGAATATGTTTGTTTTTGACAAGAATAAATATAAAAATTACGTCATCACAGAATTGTAA
- the cmk gene encoding (d)CMP kinase — MKKPVIAIDGYSSTGKSSISKVIADKLGLVHLDTGALYRGITWFALQHCTEDNGSIDLNKLFFSLGKIQLEFKNNDGELVLYLNHEDISKEIRTNKVSENVSLIAKQKEVRDFLLQSQRSLAEKGGIIMDGRDIGTVVLPNADFKFFLTASIDERTKRRYTELISLGIEADEQQVKENLIARDKIDSEREIAPLKQAEDAVVIDNTYLTKKETIESILSFIQKI; from the coding sequence ATGAAAAAACCTGTAATAGCAATCGATGGGTACTCGTCTACCGGAAAAAGTTCAATTTCTAAGGTCATTGCTGACAAATTAGGACTTGTTCATTTAGATACAGGGGCACTTTACAGAGGTATTACTTGGTTTGCCCTGCAGCATTGTACTGAAGACAACGGTTCTATAGACCTTAATAAGCTTTTCTTCTCTTTAGGCAAGATCCAGCTTGAATTTAAGAATAATGATGGAGAACTGGTTTTATACTTAAATCATGAAGATATTTCTAAAGAGATCCGTACCAATAAAGTCTCCGAAAATGTAAGCTTAATTGCAAAACAAAAAGAAGTGAGAGACTTTTTATTACAATCACAGCGTTCTTTAGCCGAAAAAGGCGGTATTATAATGGACGGAAGAGATATCGGAACAGTTGTTCTCCCGAATGCTGATTTTAAATTCTTTCTTACAGCAAGTATCGATGAAAGAACGAAGAGAAGATATACTGAGCTCATAAGCTTAGGAATTGAGGCAGATGAGCAGCAGGTAAAAGAAAACCTTATTGCAAGAGATAAGATAGATAGTGAGAGAGAGATAGCACCATTAAAACAAGCTGAAGATGCTGTTGTTATTGACAATACTTATCTTACCAAAAAAGAGACAATAGAAAGTATTCTTTCTTTCATCCAAAAGATTTAA
- a CDS encoding phosphoribosyl-ATP pyrophosphatase — protein MGRNYENLSELRRKKKLLQGEISDLENLLTFKNTKESLSAFTNGLTDQYLQEKVDEDGDEKIVLRKDVIAKQLSSEVKDMFISKNTAMGIASSALKGNALDSIIKLGATALVANYAKKNMSSSNWKKKLLGAALIYIAPIALKLIRKKLESYQKNKSVSSMEQLI, from the coding sequence ATGGGTAGAAATTATGAAAACTTAAGTGAATTAAGGAGAAAAAAGAAACTATTGCAGGGTGAAATAAGTGATCTTGAAAATCTTTTGACATTTAAAAACACGAAAGAAAGTTTAAGTGCTTTTACAAATGGTTTAACGGATCAGTATCTTCAGGAAAAAGTAGATGAAGATGGGGATGAAAAAATAGTATTGAGAAAAGATGTTATTGCTAAACAGCTGTCTTCAGAAGTTAAAGACATGTTTATCAGCAAAAATACAGCGATGGGAATTGCAAGCTCAGCATTAAAAGGCAATGCCTTAGACAGCATTATAAAACTTGGTGCCACGGCATTAGTTGCAAATTATGCCAAGAAGAACATGAGCAGTTCCAATTGGAAGAAAAAACTGTTGGGAGCAGCATTGATCTATATCGCTCCTATTGCACTAAAACTGATCAGAAAAAAACTGGAAAGTTATCAAAAGAATAAAAGCGTTTCAAGTATGGAACAACTTATATGA
- a CDS encoding YtxH domain-containing protein: MSKKANNTAGILAGLLAGAAAGVILGMLYAPEEGKETRKKIKTKADDLKDQAKSKYGEVSEKVKDQYSNISSTFKETANNVAHTMKDGYDKYKDQIVSKTTDVVKDVESQLNDLK; the protein is encoded by the coding sequence ATGTCTAAGAAAGCAAACAATACAGCGGGTATATTAGCAGGACTTCTTGCAGGTGCGGCAGCAGGTGTAATACTGGGAATGCTTTACGCTCCAGAAGAAGGTAAAGAAACGAGAAAGAAAATAAAGACAAAAGCTGACGATCTTAAAGATCAGGCTAAAAGTAAGTATGGAGAAGTATCTGAAAAAGTGAAAGATCAGTACAGTAACATCTCTTCTACTTTCAAAGAAACAGCTAATAACGTAGCTCATACTATGAAAGATGGGTACGATAAATATAAAGATCAAATCGTTTCTAAGACTACTGATGTAGTAAAAGATGTAGAATCTCAGTTAAATGATCTAAAATAA
- the porQ gene encoding type IX secretion system protein PorQ, with protein MKKIIIFSLFLSGIVSYAQTGTNVYPFLNIPISARQAALGGDAITIRDYDVSFAIANPALLNKDSDKQLSVNAASYLADSKYGTIAFAKDFDNGHMATINARYMSYGNIPRTDESGFENGQFTASDVAVGAGYAYQFEEDWTIGGGINFITSKIDTYSSSAISGTAGITYHNKKNKEVLSLVARNFGYQFKSFNGTRENLPFRIDVGYTRILKAIPLAITITAHDLQEFNISSQYNVNGQEVNVGRKIADHFSLGAELFPEKNFNIRLGYNVKRGNELAVADQRNFSGLSGGFGIKISKFRIDYAHVRYHNSSNVNQIGISMDLSGHQY; from the coding sequence TTGAAGAAAATTATCATTTTTTCATTATTTCTGTCAGGAATTGTGTCATATGCGCAAACAGGAACAAATGTGTATCCCTTTCTCAACATCCCTATATCTGCCAGACAAGCAGCATTAGGAGGAGATGCAATTACGATAAGAGATTATGATGTTTCCTTTGCTATTGCAAACCCAGCTTTATTAAATAAAGATTCAGATAAACAGCTTTCTGTAAACGCTGCATCCTATCTGGCGGATTCAAAATACGGAACTATTGCCTTCGCTAAAGATTTTGATAACGGCCACATGGCTACTATCAATGCAAGATATATGAGCTATGGTAATATTCCGAGGACGGATGAAAGCGGGTTCGAAAACGGTCAGTTTACTGCCTCAGATGTTGCAGTAGGTGCCGGATATGCCTATCAGTTTGAAGAAGACTGGACGATCGGCGGGGGGATAAATTTCATCACTTCAAAAATTGACACTTACAGTTCTTCTGCAATTTCCGGGACTGCCGGAATTACTTACCACAACAAAAAAAACAAAGAAGTTCTTTCTTTGGTAGCCAGAAACTTCGGATACCAATTTAAATCTTTCAATGGAACAAGAGAAAACCTTCCGTTCAGAATAGATGTAGGGTATACAAGAATATTGAAAGCGATTCCATTAGCAATTACGATAACGGCACATGATTTACAGGAATTTAATATCTCATCCCAGTATAATGTGAACGGCCAGGAAGTAAATGTGGGAAGAAAAATTGCAGACCACTTCTCTTTAGGTGCTGAATTATTTCCCGAAAAAAACTTTAATATAAGACTGGGGTATAATGTGAAAAGAGGAAACGAACTTGCTGTGGCCGATCAAAGAAACTTCTCAGGGCTTTCGGGCGGATTTGGAATTAAAATTTCAAAATTCCGTATAGATTACGCTCACGTAAGATATCATAACTCTTCAAATGTCAATCAGATAGGAATTTCCATGGATCTTAGTGGACATCAATATTAA
- the frr gene encoding ribosome recycling factor: MEELDLIVETVKQDMEAAIKHLDHAFQRIRAGRASTSMVQDVMVEYYGAPTPINQVANVSVPDAMTISIQPWDRTAIGAIEKAIINSNLGFAPSNNGENIILNVPPLTEDRRRELAKQAKGETEDTKIVIRNARQTGIKELKKLEGVSEDAIKGVEADIQELTDKYVKACDDHLKTKEAEIMKV, from the coding sequence ATGGAAGAATTAGATCTTATAGTAGAAACTGTAAAACAGGATATGGAGGCAGCTATTAAACATTTGGATCATGCATTTCAAAGAATTAGAGCAGGACGTGCATCTACATCTATGGTTCAGGATGTTATGGTAGAATATTATGGAGCTCCGACTCCGATTAACCAGGTTGCTAACGTTTCCGTTCCGGATGCAATGACAATTTCTATCCAGCCTTGGGACAGAACTGCTATCGGCGCTATTGAAAAAGCGATTATCAATTCTAATTTAGGTTTTGCTCCTTCTAATAACGGAGAGAATATTATCTTGAATGTTCCGCCTTTAACGGAGGATAGAAGAAGAGAATTAGCAAAACAGGCTAAGGGAGAAACGGAAGACACAAAAATCGTTATAAGAAATGCGAGACAAACCGGTATAAAAGAGCTTAAAAAATTAGAAGGTGTTTCTGAAGACGCTATAAAAGGAGTAGAAGCAGATATCCAAGAGCTTACTGATAAGTATGTAAAAGCTTGCGACGACCATCTTAAGACTAAAGAAGCTGAAATTATGAAAGTATAA
- the pyrH gene encoding UMP kinase yields MKYKRILLKLSGEALMGNRQYGIDNDRLQEYAVEIKKVVALGCQVAIVIGGGNIFRGVAGAAKGMDRVQGDYMGMLATVINGMALQGALEDAGIKTRLQSAIEMDKVAEPFIKRRAVRHLEKGRVVIFGAGTGNPYFTTDTAATLRAIEIGADVILKGTRVDGIYDSDPEKNADAVKYNSLSFDEVFEKNLKVMDMTAFTLSHENKLPIIVFDMNKDGNLVKIVEGENVGTLVDL; encoded by the coding sequence ATGAAATATAAAAGAATCCTTCTAAAACTTAGTGGTGAGGCCTTAATGGGGAACAGACAATATGGTATTGATAATGACAGGCTTCAGGAATATGCTGTTGAAATAAAAAAAGTAGTAGCACTAGGCTGTCAGGTTGCCATTGTAATTGGAGGAGGAAATATTTTCCGTGGTGTAGCTGGAGCAGCTAAAGGAATGGATAGAGTGCAGGGAGATTATATGGGAATGCTTGCAACAGTAATCAACGGAATGGCGCTGCAGGGAGCTTTGGAAGATGCCGGGATTAAAACAAGACTTCAGTCTGCTATCGAAATGGATAAAGTAGCTGAACCTTTCATTAAAAGACGTGCTGTAAGACATTTAGAAAAAGGAAGAGTTGTCATCTTTGGAGCAGGAACTGGAAATCCTTATTTTACAACGGATACTGCAGCTACTTTAAGAGCAATTGAGATAGGGGCAGACGTTATTTTAAAAGGAACTAGAGTAGACGGGATCTATGACAGTGACCCTGAAAAAAATGCAGACGCTGTAAAATATAATTCTTTATCTTTTGACGAAGTTTTTGAAAAGAATCTTAAAGTAATGGATATGACTGCATTTACTTTAAGCCACGAAAATAAGTTACCAATTATTGTATTCGATATGAATAAAGACGGTAATTTAGTGAAGATTGTAGAAGGAGAAAATGTAGGAACTTTAGTTGATTTATAA
- a CDS encoding phage holin family protein: MIETIKEYASKRIDLLKIEATEKSSLSAGIITYLVVLLVAFAFFIILFNFGIAFLIGKALDNTSYGFLIVAAFYMLIMILVVIFKTKIVNAVADNVIKFLNH, from the coding sequence ATGATAGAAACTATTAAAGAATACGCATCTAAGAGAATAGATCTGCTGAAAATTGAAGCGACAGAGAAATCGTCACTTTCAGCCGGTATCATTACCTATCTTGTAGTACTGCTTGTTGCTTTTGCTTTTTTTATTATTCTTTTTAATTTTGGGATAGCATTCCTTATCGGCAAAGCTTTGGATAATACTTCTTACGGATTTTTAATTGTTGCAGCATTTTATATGCTTATCATGATCCTGGTGGTTATCTTTAAAACTAAAATCGTAAATGCTGTAGCTGATAATGTTATTAAATTTTTAAACCACTAG
- a CDS encoding BamA/TamA family outer membrane protein encodes MSCKHYKNSPQKYYKIISFATFVGLLYACSTTKKVPDGEYLLTKNNFEFTDKKESFDDELKGYVQQKPNKKQFLFMPLGLWLYNAANPKYDTILNEYMTYPSEMRNQKLRDSLFIKYNMQSSVGKSLFFDRLYHSWGSPPVILDQTRTEKGAQSIDKRLTYRGYWDAEVKFKHDLDSAGKKAAVNYFITHNDPTYIKDYYYNITDPKIKNIYQQKIHETLIKSGKILDQTVLEKEVTRINELMKEYGYYKFNNFNDEIYFVADSLKSRKQIPLTLEIHKDSANTPYKVATIGNIDVAIVDEASDFPKRTAKDSLRGIRFHKVNNHYKTASIWRAITVGHKQIYDQKKLDLTKRNLLSMNNFSILKAKDSLRRGGETSPNDSIIDVLYLLKPLPKYELKLGTDINYSQLLNLGISPSIDLTTRNVFKGAENLSTSLSGTFGSIRSTKDISKRVLAYEISAQTSLNFPRLLLPFDYYKLIPKRYSPTSSIVLGASIQNNIGLGRVNFNTGLNYLATVNDKVSHRLTLFNTQLSLTKNKSAYYDYFVNDDNIRREIFSDYFQYNPTAAAAFNSGQMTIDEVSQEIVKDTGYISSLNQQGADLFTSFTGTLVNKDRQTQDVIISSMIYNFVYNEIGKKEYPNAFYFNGKVEVAGNFMSIFNQKRDDGGGIVTSPQRTIFGIPYAQFVKFDFDVRKYFKFNGNQTLVLRQFVGLGIPYGNSSSMPVIRSYFNGGSNDIRAWIAFGGLGPADSQVDERVRTYMTENLKLTTNIEYRIPFSDMYEGAIFTDIGNTWSLNNNDGFGDEFKFNKFLKQVGVGSGFGLRVNIAYITLRLDLAYKIYDPNKPDGEKWRFHDIKPLKPTLNIAFGYPF; translated from the coding sequence ATGAGCTGTAAGCATTATAAGAATTCTCCTCAAAAATATTATAAAATTATTTCATTTGCAACATTTGTTGGTCTCCTTTATGCATGCAGCACCACAAAAAAAGTTCCAGATGGCGAATATCTGCTTACAAAAAACAATTTTGAATTTACAGATAAGAAAGAGTCTTTCGATGATGAATTAAAGGGTTATGTACAGCAGAAGCCCAATAAAAAGCAGTTTCTTTTCATGCCGCTGGGATTATGGCTCTACAATGCTGCAAACCCTAAATATGACACCATTCTTAATGAATACATGACGTATCCTAGTGAAATGAGGAATCAAAAATTAAGAGATTCTCTTTTCATAAAGTACAACATGCAGAGCAGCGTAGGCAAAAGTTTATTTTTCGACAGATTGTATCACAGCTGGGGATCTCCCCCTGTCATATTAGATCAGACCAGAACTGAAAAAGGAGCTCAGTCTATCGACAAAAGGCTTACTTACAGAGGATACTGGGATGCGGAAGTGAAATTCAAGCATGATTTAGACTCTGCCGGTAAAAAAGCGGCTGTAAATTATTTCATCACCCACAACGATCCTACTTATATTAAAGATTACTATTATAATATCACTGATCCTAAAATCAAAAATATTTATCAGCAGAAAATTCATGAAACTCTGATAAAGTCCGGAAAAATTCTTGATCAGACAGTTCTTGAAAAAGAAGTCACAAGAATCAATGAACTAATGAAAGAATATGGATATTATAAATTCAATAATTTTAATGATGAGATCTATTTCGTGGCCGACTCTTTGAAAAGCAGAAAACAGATTCCTCTTACTTTAGAAATCCATAAAGATTCTGCAAATACTCCTTATAAAGTGGCTACCATCGGAAATATAGATGTAGCAATCGTAGATGAAGCCAGTGATTTTCCTAAACGAACCGCAAAAGACAGTTTAAGAGGAATAAGATTTCATAAAGTCAACAACCATTATAAAACAGCTTCCATCTGGAGAGCCATTACAGTAGGTCATAAGCAGATCTATGATCAAAAAAAATTAGACCTTACCAAGAGGAATCTTTTATCGATGAATAATTTTAGTATTCTAAAAGCAAAAGATTCTTTAAGACGGGGTGGCGAAACATCTCCTAATGACAGTATTATTGATGTTTTATATTTACTAAAACCGCTTCCTAAATACGAATTGAAATTGGGGACAGATATTAATTATTCCCAGCTTCTTAATTTAGGAATCTCTCCTTCTATAGATTTAACGACTAGAAATGTATTCAAAGGGGCAGAAAACTTATCTACGAGTCTTTCTGGAACCTTTGGATCCATCAGAAGTACAAAAGATATCAGCAAAAGAGTTTTAGCTTACGAAATATCTGCACAGACCTCTCTTAACTTCCCGAGGCTGCTGCTTCCTTTTGATTATTATAAACTTATCCCTAAAAGATACAGTCCTACTTCATCAATTGTTTTAGGAGCTTCAATACAGAATAATATCGGTTTGGGAAGAGTCAATTTTAATACCGGATTAAATTATCTCGCTACCGTAAATGATAAAGTATCCCACAGGCTTACGCTTTTCAATACCCAGCTGAGCTTAACGAAAAACAAATCGGCTTATTATGATTATTTTGTTAATGATGATAATATAAGACGTGAAATATTTAGTGATTATTTCCAGTACAATCCTACGGCAGCGGCTGCGTTTAACTCAGGGCAGATGACTATTGACGAAGTATCACAGGAAATTGTTAAAGATACAGGGTATATCAGCAGTCTTAACCAGCAGGGTGCAGACCTTTTCACCTCATTTACCGGAACCTTAGTGAATAAGGACAGACAGACTCAGGATGTTATCATTTCTTCAATGATCTATAATTTCGTTTATAATGAAATCGGGAAAAAAGAATATCCCAATGCATTTTATTTTAACGGAAAAGTAGAAGTGGCTGGAAACTTCATGAGTATATTTAATCAAAAAAGAGATGACGGCGGGGGAATCGTAACAAGTCCGCAACGGACTATTTTTGGAATTCCTTACGCACAATTCGTAAAATTTGATTTTGATGTAAGAAAATATTTCAAATTTAACGGAAATCAAACATTAGTTCTTCGTCAGTTTGTCGGCTTAGGAATTCCGTATGGAAATTCTTCTTCGATGCCTGTTATCAGATCTTACTTCAATGGAGGTTCTAATGACATTCGTGCATGGATCGCTTTTGGAGGTCTTGGTCCTGCTGATTCTCAAGTGGATGAAAGAGTCCGTACTTACATGACCGAGAACTTAAAACTTACCACAAATATAGAATATAGAATTCCTTTCAGTGATATGTATGAAGGAGCTATTTTTACAGATATTGGAAATACCTGGAGTCTTAATAATAACGACGGATTTGGAGATGAATTTAAATTCAATAAATTCTTAAAACAAGTGGGTGTCGGCAGTGGATTCGGATTGAGGGTAAATATTGCTTATATCACCCTTAGGCTGGATCTAGCCTATAAAATTTATGATCCGAATAAACCCGATGGTGAAAAATGGAGATTCCACGATATTAAGCCTTTAAAACCTACGCTGAATATTGCATTCGGATATCCTTTCTAA
- a CDS encoding LptF/LptG family permease, translating into MFKILDRYIIKTFFGPFFFIFSVLFFIFIVNIIWVQLGQFMGKGLSYWQILKLLFYLGVSVISMVLPLTILLASIMSFGEFGERYELAAMKAAGISLTRVMMPLLGVTTILAVMLFFFSNNIIPDFQKKAKNMLFNIAQTKPALNFTPGQFIDQIPGYMVKFDKIYGDNGENIEGVFVHRKASTYENQQSIVAEKGKFVPAANKSYLKLVLHNGYVFEDNFAGKGDNVRLKQPDQAIKFDTLISHFDISEIINKAIEKEQITDDYRFQTYNQLNETIEKNKKDNDKFFTNISSDIINQTSSVITYMDKNKSKAPVKAQVKLDTVKSEKKLEIIYNAYNRIDNLKTTLEGKNNDIKPNIKYFSKVIIYQQRILSYSFTCIIFFLIGASLGSIIRKGGMGLPVIIALVIFIIFYIINVGFENMAWSGQLNPYLAAWLPNIILFPFGVIMTYKALTDSQLFDAEKYKALFKPITKRFSRNKEHKRYQ; encoded by the coding sequence ATGTTTAAAATACTAGACCGATATATCATAAAAACCTTCTTTGGACCGTTTTTCTTTATATTCAGTGTGCTGTTTTTCATATTTATTGTAAACATTATCTGGGTTCAGCTGGGACAGTTTATGGGGAAAGGATTAAGCTACTGGCAGATCCTTAAACTTCTTTTTTACCTCGGGGTAAGTGTAATAAGTATGGTTTTACCGCTTACCATTCTATTGGCGAGCATCATGTCATTTGGAGAATTCGGGGAACGGTATGAGCTCGCTGCGATGAAAGCTGCAGGAATTTCTTTAACCCGTGTGATGATGCCTCTTTTGGGAGTCACTACTATTCTTGCAGTCATGCTGTTTTTCTTTTCGAATAATATCATTCCTGATTTCCAGAAGAAAGCTAAAAATATGCTTTTTAATATTGCACAGACTAAACCGGCACTGAACTTCACACCGGGTCAGTTCATTGACCAGATCCCAGGGTATATGGTGAAATTTGACAAAATTTATGGAGACAACGGAGAAAATATTGAAGGAGTTTTTGTCCATAGAAAAGCCAGTACATATGAAAACCAACAGTCTATTGTAGCTGAAAAAGGGAAATTTGTTCCGGCAGCTAATAAAAGTTATTTAAAATTAGTGCTCCATAATGGATATGTATTTGAGGATAATTTTGCAGGAAAAGGCGATAATGTAAGATTAAAGCAGCCAGATCAGGCTATTAAATTTGACACATTGATTTCCCATTTTGATATCAGTGAAATCATTAATAAAGCCATAGAAAAAGAGCAGATCACTGATGACTACCGTTTTCAGACCTATAACCAGCTGAATGAAACCATTGAAAAAAACAAGAAGGACAACGATAAATTCTTTACCAATATAAGCTCTGATATTATCAACCAGACCAGTTCTGTGATCACTTACATGGATAAAAATAAATCCAAAGCCCCTGTGAAAGCCCAAGTGAAGTTAGATACTGTAAAAAGTGAGAAAAAGCTTGAAATTATTTACAATGCTTACAACAGAATAGATAATTTAAAAACGACGTTAGAAGGAAAGAATAATGATATTAAGCCTAATATAAAGTATTTCAGTAAGGTGATTATCTATCAGCAGAGAATACTATCCTACTCGTTCACTTGTATTATTTTCTTTTTAATTGGAGCGAGTTTAGGATCTATTATCAGAAAAGGAGGCATGGGGCTTCCCGTTATTATTGCGCTCGTAATCTTCATTATTTTCTATATAATCAATGTAGGATTCGAAAATATGGCATGGTCTGGACAGCTGAATCCTTATCTCGCTGCTTGGCTGCCTAATATCATACTTTTCCCGTTTGGAGTTATTATGACTTATAAAGCGCTTACGGATTCGCAGTTATTTGATGCTGAAAAGTACAAAGCCCTGTTCAAGCCGATCACAAAAAGATTCTCCAGAAATAAAGAACATAAGAGATATCAATAA
- a CDS encoding RNA methyltransferase, which yields MLTAHTIKILQSLDKKKFRQKYNLFLVEGNKIICELFNSNFKIKEILSTDPQKLDRTDVPATHISDNELKKISFLKTPKDSVAVCYLKTEEKVEDQNLQLVLDGIQDPGNLGTIIRLADWFGIEQIICSEDTVDFYNPKVIQASMGSFTRVNVVYCDLVEYLSETQNVNIGTDMEGENIFTFEKPKKINLILGNEGNGMREETEKLLQKKISIPRFGNSQSTESLNVSMAAGIILGQLFSK from the coding sequence ATGCTTACAGCTCATACAATAAAAATTTTACAGTCTTTAGATAAAAAGAAGTTCAGACAAAAATACAATTTGTTTTTGGTTGAGGGTAATAAAATCATTTGTGAACTTTTTAATTCTAACTTTAAAATTAAAGAAATATTATCTACCGATCCGCAAAAATTGGACCGTACGGATGTGCCGGCTACTCATATATCTGATAATGAGTTGAAAAAGATCAGTTTTTTAAAAACACCTAAAGATTCTGTTGCGGTCTGTTATCTGAAAACCGAAGAAAAGGTTGAGGATCAAAATCTACAGCTGGTACTGGATGGAATTCAGGATCCTGGGAATCTGGGAACCATCATCCGGCTGGCAGACTGGTTTGGGATTGAGCAGATCATCTGTAGTGAAGATACCGTTGATTTTTATAATCCAAAGGTTATCCAGGCCAGTATGGGCTCTTTTACAAGAGTAAATGTTGTTTACTGTGATCTTGTGGAGTACCTTTCTGAAACACAAAATGTGAATATTGGAACTGATATGGAAGGAGAGAATATTTTTACATTTGAAAAACCGAAAAAGATTAATCTTATTCTAGGTAATGAAGGAAATGGTATGCGTGAAGAAACTGAAAAACTTCTTCAAAAGAAAATCAGTATTCCCAGGTTTGGAAATTCACAGTCTACTGAAAGTTTAAATGTATCGATGGCGGCCGGAATTATTCTAGGCCAGCTGTTTTCTAAATAA